Proteins encoded within one genomic window of Brachybacterium sp. P6-10-X1:
- a CDS encoding response regulator transcription factor yields MIHVFLADDEDMLRTALVSLLELEDGLTVVGHGGTGRAALEHEPAAEVDVHVLDLEMPDLDGIDTARALVARDPSAAIVMITRHARPGILRSALAAGVRGFVPKSTSADQLARVIERIHAGGRYVDPELAVTALGFDCPLTEREVDVLRLTHQGLPIAEIAAHLHLAQGTVRNYLSDAMAKVGVADRHLAAREARVHGWI; encoded by the coding sequence ATGATCCACGTCTTCCTGGCCGACGACGAGGACATGCTCCGCACCGCACTGGTCTCGCTGCTCGAGCTCGAGGACGGCCTCACCGTCGTGGGGCACGGCGGCACCGGGCGCGCCGCGCTCGAGCACGAGCCGGCCGCCGAGGTCGACGTCCACGTCCTCGACCTGGAGATGCCCGATCTCGACGGCATCGACACCGCCCGAGCGCTCGTGGCCCGTGACCCGTCGGCCGCGATCGTGATGATCACCCGGCACGCCCGACCCGGGATCCTGCGTTCCGCCCTCGCCGCCGGGGTGCGCGGATTCGTCCCCAAGAGCACCAGCGCCGATCAGCTGGCCCGCGTCATCGAACGGATCCATGCCGGTGGGCGTTACGTGGATCCCGAGCTCGCTGTCACCGCGCTGGGTTTCGACTGTCCGCTCACCGAGCGCGAGGTCGACGTCCTGCGTCTGACCCACCAGGGACTTCCCATCGCCGAGATCGCCGCACATCTCCACCTCGCCCAGGGGACAGTGAGAAACTATCTCTCGGACGCCATGGCGAAGGTCGGCGTCGCGGACCGTCACCTGGCCGCCAGGGAGGCCCGCGTGCACGGCTGGATCTGA
- a CDS encoding small multidrug efflux protein codes for MNPYEGLQNLVDQVPALLQPFVVALAGMVPYIEGEGSAALGVIAGINPVLAAVAGAIGNILIVFVIVHFGDRIRSAILGRRARARETAAVGSRAEVRVGAPAPAGTGEPVEDRGIAPTKTRSKGRERLMRWVVRFGVPGASLIGPLALPTHLTAATLVASGVRRTWVLLWQVIAIVLWTTLITLAATGILSVLTG; via the coding sequence ATGAATCCCTACGAAGGCCTCCAGAATCTCGTCGACCAGGTCCCCGCTCTCCTCCAGCCGTTCGTCGTCGCCCTGGCGGGCATGGTCCCGTACATCGAGGGCGAGGGCTCCGCCGCCCTGGGCGTGATCGCGGGCATCAACCCGGTGCTCGCCGCCGTGGCCGGGGCGATCGGCAACATCCTCATCGTGTTCGTCATCGTCCACTTCGGTGATCGGATCCGCTCCGCGATCCTGGGCCGCCGGGCCCGGGCCCGGGAGACGGCTGCCGTCGGCTCCCGCGCCGAGGTGCGCGTCGGCGCCCCGGCCCCCGCCGGCACCGGCGAGCCCGTCGAGGACCGCGGCATCGCCCCCACGAAGACGAGGTCCAAGGGCCGCGAGCGCCTGATGCGCTGGGTGGTGCGCTTCGGGGTTCCCGGCGCGAGCCTCATCGGCCCCCTCGCGCTGCCCACGCACCTCACCGCAGCGACGCTCGTCGCCTCCGGCGTCCGGCGCACCTGGGTGCTTCTCTGGCAGGTCATCGCGATCGTGCTGTGGACCACGCTGATCACCCTCGCGGCGACCGGGATCCTCAGCGTCCTCACGGGCTGA
- a CDS encoding sensor histidine kinase, which translates to MAEQSSSTEEGRSTRLWSTQDPPPEFQGLLFGAAILIGFPALTLTVLDRPGSPATTGAVAVIVVSLLLSIWLVHRGRSMLSMTTMSVILALAAIALILAFVLAQDPITVMATSVPFGFGVAWMHPRWAPAAAGLGAIAVAAVVASLVHDSSVAPRDVVMMGVYFGAAVMGFAGSSLGWQMQQRLDQHHADQHELSLARERLRFATDLHDVQGHTLLAIKMKAELARRSLDRDPGRVLAELQDIEDLAAQAGDQTRELAQGYRGLTLAAELANLDQLLTAAGIQVRIDRGEQAPAAEQEELFATLVREATTNILRHADASRVRIELTSTSVVVRNDGGVGELEHDGPGGSGLLGLQRRFERAGGHVTWQQERDHFTVTGTLEEPS; encoded by the coding sequence ATGGCAGAGCAGAGCAGCAGCACCGAGGAGGGGCGGTCGACGCGCCTCTGGTCCACGCAGGACCCGCCGCCCGAGTTCCAGGGCCTGCTGTTCGGCGCCGCGATCCTGATCGGGTTCCCGGCGCTCACCCTGACCGTCCTCGATCGGCCCGGGAGCCCTGCCACGACAGGCGCGGTCGCGGTCATCGTCGTCTCCCTGCTGCTGTCGATCTGGCTGGTCCACCGGGGACGCAGCATGCTCTCGATGACGACGATGAGCGTGATCCTGGCCCTCGCGGCCATCGCCCTGATCCTCGCTTTCGTCCTGGCCCAGGACCCCATCACGGTCATGGCCACGAGCGTCCCGTTCGGGTTCGGCGTGGCATGGATGCACCCGCGCTGGGCCCCGGCCGCGGCCGGCCTCGGCGCGATCGCGGTGGCCGCGGTGGTCGCGAGCCTGGTGCACGACAGCAGCGTCGCCCCGCGCGATGTGGTGATGATGGGGGTCTACTTCGGGGCCGCCGTGATGGGCTTCGCAGGCAGCAGCCTCGGCTGGCAGATGCAGCAGCGCCTGGACCAGCACCACGCCGATCAGCACGAGCTGTCCCTGGCGCGTGAGCGGCTGCGCTTCGCCACCGATCTTCACGACGTCCAGGGCCATACGCTGCTCGCGATCAAGATGAAGGCCGAGCTGGCCCGGCGCAGCCTGGACCGGGATCCCGGCCGCGTGCTCGCGGAGCTGCAGGACATCGAGGACCTCGCCGCCCAGGCGGGGGACCAGACCCGCGAGCTCGCCCAGGGCTACCGCGGCCTCACTCTCGCCGCCGAGCTCGCGAACCTCGACCAGCTGCTCACCGCCGCCGGGATCCAGGTCCGCATCGACCGCGGCGAGCAGGCACCGGCCGCGGAACAGGAGGAGCTGTTCGCGACCCTGGTGCGGGAGGCCACCACCAACATCCTGCGGCATGCGGACGCGTCCCGCGTGCGCATCGAGCTGACCTCGACCTCCGTCGTCGTCCGCAACGACGGCGGCGTCGGTGAACTGGAGCATGACGGCCCCGGCGGCAGCGGCCTTCTCGGCCTGCAGCGCCGGTTCGAGCGCGCCGGCGGCCACGTCACCTGGCAGCAGGAGCGCGACCACTTCACGGTCACCGGCACCCTGGAGGAGCCCTCATGA